The bacterium region TGAAGCCTGGGTATCAGCAACACATAATTGATAATGTCCGGGACATCTTGAACCAAATTGCGAAAAAACGTCCTGGATTTATATCTTCCACAGTTTATAAGAGTCTGGATGGCACTCAGGTTGTATATTTCATCAGGTGGAGAAATTCAGACGATGGTTTGGCGTGGTTTGAAACTATAAGAGATGCCTTGAAATTAACAAAAAGTGTAATCGAGAAAGCTGATTATCACCTATATGAAGTAGTCGAGACCATATCACTCTAATGGTTGAAGGTTTCAGGCTTACATA contains the following coding sequences:
- a CDS encoding antibiotic biosynthesis monooxygenase; translation: MIDISNNEKTVDLINVIIVKPGYQQHIIDNVRDILNQIAKKRPGFISSTVYKSLDGTQVVYFIRWRNSDDGLAWFETIRDALKLTKSVIEKADYHLYEVVETISL